The Panicum hallii strain FIL2 chromosome 9, PHallii_v3.1, whole genome shotgun sequence genome has a window encoding:
- the LOC112876680 gene encoding myosin-binding protein 1-like encodes MAAQARARLRNFSRQFWPLLRHAISECCLIIMLVATAVLSYMATRFARMCRLRSPCMLCSRLDRFLLGKAWFSEELVCAAHRLEISRLSYCQSHNKLACSDDMCDKCLLSCTTSDGKPSNLTNLNVKEKVKSQSRSRHKQLCSCCSVRFKKSRNSHKLSEVANSRFPGDDMSKVGSIAMASVGHSSDDDSDHLAFEGYRKLKVGHDSESEIHISDSDDDVGHAILHEARGVAVDISSRDVQLQQMISSANGLSMLPSDNTVMTKPKQPLNTARDTDSQSSGTKVAKSLDRAIGHGLDEINWSQINANSSDNNIHMQPKAMPEQACTEHPKEKTFLVGIEEVGDSFEGVPGSPDEEVMNDFAASANAGTSSSAGTHVNRNNSIKNASGSRGYLKSPRLSEIISARDTNSKTNQEVKTFLSQLSARGFDVPLNEMTTSPRISTQIDECRQYDATGMAPFLERNNSNLEPFDVNATSEDEGESSIDRLKQQAEINRKKMSMLYKELEAERSASAVAASEAMAMINRLQEEKAGMHMEALQYLRMMEEQADHDQEAIEKLNDLLTEREKELLDLEAELEGYRSRLHDEPFDVGNFNATDGALAFGVLDGSDFMRHTMFDFEDEKAKILDSLHRLEETIDMSSINRLDLDGTNDTLQNGPLRDHLGSSSQYLQNSEMGTSQMPQEHMISLSVSSQQNDENQYVENQTSYPSCSQLDDAKNCSLTSFKHDISLLNTRFKALEADQNFLKQILSSLNCSSDGVQYIQEITSHLRELRRIMAEQRDMPVL; translated from the exons ATGGCTGCACAAGCTCGTGCAAGGCTGCGGAACTTTTCGCGGCAATTCTGGCCTTTGCTTCGCCATGCCATCAGCGAGTGCTGCCTGATCATAATGCTCGTTGCGACCGCCGTGCTGTCATACATGGCCACAAGGTTCGCACGCATGTGCAGGCTCAGATCACCATGTATGCTGTGCTCGAGATTGGATCGGTTTCTACTTGGTAAGGCCTGGTTCTCTGAAGAACTGGTTTGTGCTGCGCACAGGCTGGAAATCTCACGTTTATCATATTGCCAGAGTCACAACAAGCTTGCATGTTCTGATGACATGTGCGATAAGTGCCTGCTTTCTTGCACTACCTCGGatggcaagcctagtaacctgACAAACTTGAATGTTAAGGAGAAGGTGAAGTCTCAGTCAAGATCTAGGCACAAGCAGTTGTGCTCTTGTTGTTCAGTGCGGTTCAAGAAGTCACGGAATTCACACAAGCTATCTGAGGTTGCAAATAGCAGGTTCCCGGGTGATGATATGAGCAAAGTAGGAAGCATAGCCATGGCAAGTGTTGGGCATTCTTCAGATGACGACTCTGATCACTTGGCTTTTGAAGGTTACAGAAAACTAAAGGTTGGCCACGATTCTGAATCTGAGATTCACATCTCAGATAGTGATGATGATGTTGGCCATGCAATACTTCATGAAGCTAGAGGAGTAGCCGTTGACATCTCAAGTCGTGATGTGCAGCTGCAACAAATGATATCCAGTGCCAACGGCTTGTCAATGCTTCCTTCTGATAATACTGTTATGACGAAGCCCAAGCAACCGCTGAATACTGCAAGAGATACTGACAGTCAGTCTAGTGGCACCAAGGTTGCAAAATCTTTGGATCGTGCTATTGGGCATGGTTTGGATGAAATCAACTGGAGCCAAATCAATGCAAATTCAAGTGATAACAATATCCACATGCAACCGAAGGCTATGCCTGAACAAGCTTGTACAGAGCATCCAAAAGAGAAAA CTTTTCTTGTTGGTATCGAGGAAGTCGGCGATTCTTTTGAGGGTGTTCCGGGAAGCCCTGATGAGGAAGTTATGAATGATTTTGCTGCTTCTGCAAATGCTGGAACAAGCTCAAGTGCAGGCACTCATGTCAACCGCAACAACAGCATAAAGAATGCTTCTGGCAGTAGAGGCTACCTTAAATCTCCTCGTTTATCTGAAATAATCTCCGCTAGAGACACCAATTCAAAAACAAATCAAGAGGTGAAGACATTTCTGTCACAATTGTCTGCACGAGGCTTTGATGTCCCTCTCAATGAGATGACTACAAGCCCCAGAATCAGCACACAGATTGATGAGTGCAGGCAATATGATGCTACTGGTATGGCCCCATTTCTTGAGAGGAACAACTCAAATCTGGAGCCATTTGATGTGAATGCCACTAGTGAAGATGAAGGTGAAAGTTCTATTGATCGCTTGAAGCAGCAGGCTGAGATTAACAGGAAAAAAATGAGTATGCTTTATAAGGAGCTCGAGGCAGAACGAAGTGCTTCAGCGGTGGCAGCAAGCGAAGCAATGGCTATGATCAACAGGTTGCAAGAGGAAAAGGCCGGAATGCACATGGAAGCACTGCAGTATCTCCGGATGATGGAAGAGCAGGCTGATCATGACCAGGAAGCAATTGAAAAGTTAAACGACTTGCTTACagaaagggagaaagaattACTTGATCTGGAAGCTGAACTTGAGGGTTATCGGAGCAGACTTCATGATGAGCCATTTGATGTTGGAAATTTCAATGCTACTGATGGAGCTTTAGCATTTGGAGTCCTGGATGGCTCAGATTTCATGAGGCATACCATGTTTGATTTTGAAGATGAGAAGGCAAAGATTTTGGATTCTTTACACAGATTGGAGGAAACAATCGACATGTCTTCCATAAATAGACTTGATTTGGATGGCACAAACGATACTCTGCAGAATGGGCCATTGAGAGATCACCTAGGGAGCAGCAGCCAATATCTACAGAACTCGGAGATGGGGACTTCTCAAATGCCTCAAGAACACATGATTAGTTTATCAGTTTCTTCTCAACAAAACGATGAAAATCAATATGTTGAGAACCAAACAAGTTATCCTTCATGTTCCCAATTAGATGATGCAAAAAATTGTTCTCTGACGAGTTTTAAACATGACATTTCTCTCCTCAATACTAGATTCAAGGCGCTTGAAGCCGATCAGAATTTTCTCAAGCAAATACTAAGTTCTCTTAATTGCAGCAGTGATGGAGTGCAATATATCCAGGAGATTACTAGCCATTTGAGAGAGCTGCGAAGAATCATGGCTGAACAAAGAGACATGCCAGTGCTATGA
- the LOC112876681 gene encoding uncharacterized protein LOC112876681, whose amino-acid sequence MALQTLNPHRHPAAASPTPAPVPRRGHSPQPILHLPPRRRLAGGAARPRAVAAAVSGAVNEARRRGRPPHGAGEGGKEADLATLGNLCVDVVLSVPQLPPAQREERKAYMERLAASPPDQKFWEAGGNCNLAFAAARLGLRCSTLGHVGEEIYGKFLLDVLQAEGISVVGMLENADATACRQAYETLLCWVLVDPFQKHGFCSRADFSEEPAFSWIRKLPADIRTAIHHSKILFCNGYAFDEFFPDVIASSIDCAIDAGTSVFFDPGPRGKSLLNGTLDEQRALEHALRLSDVLLLTSDEAESLTNVKNPIEAGQELLKRGIRTKQVVIKMGSKGSIMITKNAVSCAPSFKINVVDTVGCGDSFTAAIAFGFLHDLPAVNTLTLANAVGAATATGCGAGRNVAHLDKVQQLLRESDLNEDTAWSELIEASSCCPEVTVLSRTAVNGFSEHLVHVPVCDVVSDLLPMFEAVSERSTVQA is encoded by the exons ATGGCGCtccaaaccctaaaccctcaccggcacccggccgccgcctccccgacCCCGGCGCCCGTCCCGCGCCGCGGCCACTCGCCGCAGCCCATCCTCCAcctcccgccccgccgccggctcgcgggcggcgccgcccgcccgcgcgccgtcGCGGCCGCCGTCTCGGGGGCCGTCAACGAGGCgcggaggcgggggcggccgcCGCACGGGGCCGGGGAGGGCGGGAAGGAGGCGGACCTCGCCACGCTCGGGAACCTCTGCGTCGACGTCGTGCTCAGCGTGCCCCAGCTCCCGCCGgcgcagcgggaggagcggaAGGCATACATGGAGCGCCTCGCAGCCTCGCCGCCTGATCAG AAATTTTGGGAGGCTGGTGGGAACTGCAACTTAGCCTTTGCCGCAGCTAGGCTTGGGCTTCGCTGTTCCACGCTGGGGCATGTAGGAGAGGAAATATATGGGAAATTCCTTCTTGATGTGCTTCAGGCAGAGGGTATTAGTGTTGTTGGGATGCTTGAGAATGCTGACGCTACTGCATGCCGTCAGGCCTATGAAACACTTCTATGTTGGGTTCTTGTAGACCCATTTCAGAAACATGGTTTCTGCAG CCGTGCAGACTTCAGTGAAGAGCCAGCTTTCAGTTGGATACGTAAACTCCCGGCAGATATCAGGACAGCCATTCATCACTCCAAAATACTGTTTTGCAATGGCTATGCTTTTGATGAATTTTTTCCTGATGTGATCGCATCCTCTATTGACTGCGCAATTGATGCGGGAACATCAGTGTTTTTTGATCCCGGTCCCCGTGGAAAATCTCTCTTAAATGGGACCCTGGATGAGCAGAGAGCACTTGAGCATGCTCTGAGGCTCAGTGATGTTCTCCTTTTGACATCAGATGAG GCTGAATCTCTAACGAATGTCAAAAACCCAATTGAGGCTGGGCAAGAGTTGCTAAAGAGGGGGATCCGCACAAAGCAGGTTGTCATCAAAATGGGTTCCAAGGGATCAATCATGATCACTAAGAATGCTGTTTCCTGTGCACCTTCTTTCAAG ATTAATGTTGTGGACACGGTTGGATGCGGAGATAGCTTTACTGCTGCTATAGCCTTCGGGTTCCTCCATGACTTGCCAGCGGTTAACACACTAACACTAGCAAATGCAGTTGGTGCTGCCACCGCCACTGGCTGTGGGGCAGGCAGGAATGTTGCTCACCTGGATAAAGTACAACAGCTCTTGAGAGAATCCGATCTCAATGAAGACACAGCATGGAGTGAGCTGATTGAAGCAAGCTCTTGCTGTCCTGAGGTCACAGTTCTGTCTAGGACAGCAGTCAATGGTTTCAGTGAGCATCTTGTGCATGTTCCTGTTTGTGATGTAGTTTCCGACCTTCTGCCTATGTTTGAAGCTGTGTCAGAGCGAAGCACTGTCCAGGCTTGA
- the LOC112876418 gene encoding uncharacterized protein LOC112876418: protein MVTGVPASGHSPARAEAPGSPVSPLEAAGADYERVRAARIRENMERMQKLGILDLAQTLTNSSFAAAAGSGGGTGRGRWRRKPVETGSAGAPPPKVKPAPRAPSRRSLRLKNVEPVSYCEIWSKKERDPQGGRTELLEEGAKEEIYTEEHEKLLGTCNTPWTLFVDGCGKDGKRIYDQVRGQTCHQCRQKTLGHHTSCCKCQIVQGQFCGDCLYMRYGENVLEAKKNPNWICPVCRGICNCSICRTKKGWFPTGCVYRKVVKLGYKSVAHYLIATQRASANSEDSSSADFSNKQLSESEISSVSDHDATASKESLEDGETSSKAKQTKANRRHVKNSDGYKDDSRSESVVTSDSHNGQANKDAGCVTPSSKPTSRKRKYERSPDCVASRLRSQSNKP from the exons ATGGTCACCGGCGTCCCCGCCTCGGGCCACtcgccggcgcgggcggaggcccCGGGCAGCCCGGTGTCCCCGCTCGAGGCGGCGGGAGCGGACTACGAGCGCGTGCGGGCCGCGCGGATCCGGGAGAACATGGAGCGGATGCAGAAGCTCGGCATCCTCGACCTCGCGCAGACCCTCACCAACTcctccttcgccgccgccgccggctcgggCGGGGGCACCGGCagggggaggtggcggcggaagcCCGTGGAGACAGGGTCCGccggggcgccgccgcccaagGTGAAGCCAGCGCCGCGGGCGCCCTCGCGGCGGTCGCTCAG GCTGAAGAACGTGGAACCAGTCAGCTATTGTGAAATTTGGTCCAAGAAGGAGAGAGATCCTCAAGGTGGCAGAACCGAGTTACTAGAGGAAGGAGCCAAGGAAGAAATATACACTGAAGAGCACGAGAAGCTTTTGGGTACATGTAATACTCCTTGGACTCTCTTTGTCGATGGTTGTGGCAAAGATGGTAAGCGCATCTATGATCAAGTGAGGGGCCAGACCTGTCATCAGTGCCG GCAGAAGACTCTTGGTCATCACACAAGCTGCTGCAAATGCCAGATTGTCCAAGGGCAGTTCTGTGGAGATTGTTTGTACATGAG GTATGGTGAGAATGTGCTAGAAGCTAAGAAGAATCCCAATTGGATATGTCCAGTGTGCCGTGGCATTTGTAATTGCAGTATATGTAGAACAAAGAAAGGATGGTTCCCTACTGGTTGTGTGTATAGGAAG GTTGTCAAACTTGGGTACAAATCTGTGGCACACTATCTAATTGCAACACAGCGAGCATCAGCTAACTCAGAGGATTCAAGCTCAGCTGACTTCTCAAACAAGCAGCTTTCTGAATCAGAAATCTCATCTGTTTCCGACCATGATGCTACAGCTTCCAAGGAGAGCCTAGAGGATGGAGAAACGAGTAGCAAAGCTAAGCAGACCAAGGCAAATCGCCGCCACGTGAAGAACTCTGATGGCTACAAGGATGATAGCCGAAGCGAGTCCGTGGTGACATCTGATTCTCACAATGGTCAGGCCAATAAGGATGCTGGATGTGTCACTCCATCGTCTAAGCCAACTTCAAGGAAGAGGAAGTACGAACGAAGCCCAGACTGCGTTGCAAGCAGGCTGCGATCCCAGTCCAACAAGCCATGA
- the LOC112874553 gene encoding probable prefoldin subunit 2, with protein sequence MASKAGGDGKEAINEQVIANTYANMRTEMNQLYTKITELEMEVGEHSLVIGAIEPLDPSRRCYRMIGGVLVERTIKEVLPAVKRNKEGLEEVIARMHEALERKKKEITEFELKYKIRIRKADNDTEEGGKKEGTAQGVLVGPAGQ encoded by the coding sequence ATGGCAAGCAAAGCTGGCGGTGACGGCAAAGAAGCCATAAATGAGCAAGTAATCGCCAACACTTATGCCAACATGCGCACCGAAATGAACCAGCTCTACACCAAGATCACGGAGCTGGAGATGGAGGTCGGCGAGCACTCCCTCGTGATTGGTGCGATCGAGCCGCTGGACCCCTCGAGGCGCTGCTACAGGATGATTGGCGGCGTCCTGGTGGAGAGGACCATCAAGGAGGTCCTGCCCGCGGTGAAGCGCAACAAGGAGGGCCTCGAGGAGGTGATTGCCCGCATGCACGAGGCgctggagaggaagaagaaggagatcACCGAGTTCGAGCTCAAGTATAAGATCCGGATTCGTAAGGCTGACAACGACACTGAGGAAGGCGGGAAGAAGGAAGGCACTGCGCAGGGAGTTCTTGTTGGTCCTGCTGGGCAGTAA
- the LOC112874552 gene encoding THUMP domain-containing protein 1 homolog, with protein sequence MAPGGEGKGNPGGGGGAGAKGGGRKRKFLPHGKPVRKGAYPLRPGVQGFFITCDGGRERQATREALSLLDSFYEDLVGGKGSDEKPKGIPDKPLNKKIKFEDSDSSDDEDEDNSVDEADNGNGNDVEKGENAPANQEQEVLNTSIPASKDVEEQAGTTEEPKEKKQRVEDPPVSEQTEQKETADEPKESTDKPKESTDKPKESSERNIDDLIDEDLKGLGDRKKRLFASLDSGCNGCIFIQMHKRAGDPGPVEIVQNMMSSAASTHIHMSRFILRVLPAEVACYASEEEITKAISPLVEKYFPKECPSVHKFAVLYEARSNTGIDRMKIINAVAKSVPQPHKVDLKNPDKTIIVQIAKTICMIGVVERYKELSKFNLRQLTSSESEK encoded by the exons ATGGCCCCAGGCGGCGAGGGCAAGGGGaacccgggcggcggcggcggagctggcgCCAAGGGTGGTGGGAGGAAGCGCAAGTTCCTCCCCCACGGGAAGCCGGTGCGGAAGGGGGCCTACCCGCTCCGCCCCGGCGTGCAGGGCTTCTTCATCACCTGCGACGGCGGCCGCGAGCGCCAGGCCACCCGCGAGGCCCTGTCGCTCCTGGACTCC TTCTATGAAGACCTGGTGGGTGGGAAAGGATCGGATGAGAAACCCAAAGGCATTCCTGACAAGCCACTGAACAAAAAGATAAAGTTTGAGGACTCTGATTCCTCAGATGATGAGGATGAAGACAATTCAGTTGATGAAGCTGACAATGGGAATGGGAATGATGTGGAGAAAGGTGAAAATGCTCCAGCCAATCAGGAACAGGAGGTACTTAACACCTCTATTCCTGCCAGTAAGGATGTTGAGGAACAAGCAGGCACCACTGAAGAACCAAAAGAAAAGAAGCAACGTGTGGAAGACCCTCCAGTTTCTGAACAGACAGAACAAAAGGAGACTGCTGATGAACCAAAGGAGTCCACTGATAAACCAAAAGAGTCCACTGATAAACCAAAAGAGTCCAGTGAAAGAAACATTGATGATTTAATTGACGAAGACTTGAAAGGACTGGGAGACAGGAAAAAG AGGCTCTTTGCAAGCCTTGACTCAGGCTGCAATGGTTGCATATTCATTCAAATGCATAAAAGAGCAGGAGACCCTGGTCCAGTTGAGATTGTACAAAACATGATGTCATCGGCTGCTTCAACTCATATACATATGTCAAG ATTTATTCTACGAGTTTTGCCTGCTGAGGTGGCATGCTATGCATCTGAAGAGGAAATAACAAAAGCAATTAGTCCCCTTGTTGAAAAGTACTTCCCAAAAGAATGCCCTTCGGTACATAAG TTTGCAGTGTTATATGAAGCAAGGTCAAACACAGGAATTGATAGAATGAAAATTATAAATGCAGTAGCGAAATCTGTACCACAACCTCACAAAGTTGACCTGAAAAATCCAGACAAAACTATTATTGTCCAGATTGCGAAG ACCATATGCATGATTGGAGTTGTCGAAAGATACAAAGAGCTCTCAAAGTTCAACCTGAGGCAGCTGACCTCATCAGAGTCAGAGAAGTAG